Genomic DNA from Candidatus Aminicenantes bacterium:
CTGGACCGACGCCCAGGAGGCCAAGCGCTGGGCGGCCCAGACGCTGGCCGGGCTGACGTTGGAGAAGAAGATCGGCCAGATGATCTGCCCAGACATCGCTGCCGGGTACATCACGGACGACGACCCGCGGCTGGCCGGTTGGATCAAGCAAGCCAAGGATCTCGGCGTGGGCATGTTCGTTCTCTATGGCGGCACGCCCCGCGACGTGGCCCATCTCCTGAACCGGCTGCAAAAGGAAGCCGCCGTCCCGCTTTTAATCTCGGCGGACTTCGAGGGCGGGCCCGGCCAGCAAGTGACGGGCGCCAGCGAATTTCCGGCTAATATGGGCTTTGCCGCGGCTGCGTCCGATGACCTCATGTACCGCCTGGCGCGCATCGGGGGCACGGAAGGCCGGGCCATGGGCATCCATCTGACCTATACGCCCGTCGTCGATATCGCCGTCCGGCCCGACAACCCGGCCGAAAGCGTTCGCTCCTTTGGCGGAGACTTCGACCGGCTGGACCGCATGGTCCGGGCTTACGTTCGCGGCTACCATGACGGCGGCATGCTCAACACGGCCAAACACTTCCCCGGCCGCGGCGATGTGGCCGTCATTCCCGGTGTGGCCGATTGGCAGCAGGTGGACAAGCCGGCGGCCGCCTATGAGGCTGAGGAAACGCGAGCCTTCAAGTCCGCCGTCGATGCCGGCGTTTCGTTCATCATGACCGAGCACATCGCGGTGCCCTCGGTCACGGGCGGATCGATGCTGCCGGCCAGCGTCGAGAAGAAGCTGGCCACGGATTGGATCCGCGGCAAGCTCGGCTTCAAGGGCCTGGTGACTTCGGACGACCTCTGGTATCCTCACGTCGTCAAGCGCTTCGGCGAGAACGAAGTCGCCGTCCTGGCGGTCGAGGCCGGGCACGACATCGTGCTCAAGCCCAAGGATCCGTTCGGCGCGGCGGCGGCGCTCATCGAGGCCGTGAAGAACGGGCGCATCCCGCTGGCCCGCATCGACGAGGCCGTCCTCAAGCTGCTCGAGCTCAAGGCCCGGCTGGGCCTGCCCAAGAACCGCTTCGTCGACGAGAGCAGGGTCAACGCGCTCGTCGGGACGCCGGGCAACCTGGCCGCCGTCCAGGAAGCGGCCGACAAGTCCCTGACTCTTCTCAAGAACGACGGCCTCCTGCCTCTGCCGGCGAGCCGCCTGGCGGGGGAGAAGATGGTCCAGATCGCAGTCCAGAAAGCCGATGGAGATCCCTCGCCGGCCGTCCTGACGGCCAAGCTGGCCGCCTCGTTCCCCGGGATCAAAAGCTATACCCTGCGTCCCGACCTGGACCCGGCCTACTATGAGAAAGCCTGGCCCGCCGTCGAAGCGGCCGATTTGATCATCGTCTCGTTGTTTGTGCCCCGCAACCGGCTGGGCGATCCGGCACCGCTTCGCGACGGCGATCTGGCCTTCCTGCGCAAGATCATCGCGGCCAAACCCAAGGCCGTGATCGCCATGTCCTACGGCAATCCCCAGATCATCCGCAAGATCGTAGACGTCGCGGCTTTCGCCGTCGGATACGCCGAGAAGGGCTGGTTCGGCAACCAGCCGGTCTACTTCGATTCGTTCATCAAGCTGCTTAAGGGTGAGCTGAGTCCTTCAGGCAAGCTGCCCGTGAAGGTCTCGGATGCCTACCCGATAGGAGCCGGCATCGTCCGTTGATCCTCCGGCGGCCGAGCTGCCCGAGATCACCGGATCAGGTGGAAGGCGGTCTGCCGCCCGTCGAGAAAGGCGACTTTCTCGCCGGTGAAGACGACGTCTTGCTCGATCGGCACCCGCAGCTCGGCCAAGCCCCAGTCGGGCATTGGCCCCGTGGCGCTCAGTTCGACCGTGAAGACGCTCCAGGGGACGAGCTTGACGTCGCCCCGGCCGACGTTGTTGACCTGCTCCCAGGGCAGGCCGATGAGCGGACCGGGCTCGTGCAGGAACAACCCCAGCGAGTGGCTGTAGACCTTGGGCCCGGGAATGCCGACGGCCTTGGCCTTGGCCAGGATCCGGCCGAGCAGTTCGTTGCCCGTCAGGCCGGCCTTGAATTCGCCGCAATAGACGTCCTGCAGGCGATTGGCCTCGGCCAAGAGCTTCCGCAAGCCCTCGGGGGCATCTGTTTCGCCCGGCTTCAGGACATAGGCCACTTCCTGATTGTCGCTGTTCCAGCGCATATATTTGACGCCGACATCGCAGTGGATGTAGTCGCCGGGGCGGATGGCCTTGTCATCCTTGCCGTAGGCGGCCAGCGTCTCCGGGCTGCGGGCCCGGATCGTGACGAAGGGGCTGAAAGAGACCTTGAGCCCGAGGTCGGCCGCGCGCTGCCAGTAGAAATAGCGCAGATCGTCGGCCGTTGTCTGGCCGACCGTGATGGTCCGGTTGGAGAACATCTCGGCGATGATGGCGTGAGAGATCGCGGCTGCCTGCTCCTGGATCTCGACCTCCTCGGGCAGCAGCGTTTCGCCCCACAGGGTGGCCAACGGCTCGGCCGAGACGATGCGGGAGGATAGCTCGGGGCCGAGAGCCGCCGTGATCCGCTTCTTGAGATTCGTGGTCAGGGCCCCGGCTACCCATTGAACCTCGCCCTCGTTGAGGGCGATCCTCTTGGGATTCCGCTCCTTCACGATTCGCCCGAAGGCTTCCCATTGGCTTTCGCCCTTCTTGGCGTCGAAGGCGGCCGCGTCCCAGCCGTTGACGAATAGACCCTGGGTATCGGTGCGCGAAACGTTGATCCGCTCCACGCCCTTCTCCGGCCCCCGGTCGTAAAGGACGAGGATTTGGGTGATCGGGCACCAGTTCTCGAAGGGCATCATGGTCTCGAAAATGGGATCGAGATTGTCCTCGTTGCAGGAAATCACCCACATATCGATTTTCGTCTCACGCATCATTCGGGGGAGGAGAGTGTCCAGGCGCTTTTGGACGGTCTTGAGGACCAAGGCCGCCCGATCCCGGATGGATAGAACGGCCGGGCCGGCGGATGCTTTTTGCGCGGCGGGAACGGCAGCCGCGAGGCAGATTATAGCCAGGCCGGCGAACAGCGCCACGGCGATCGAACGGTGTTTCCTCATGAGCCTCTCCTTTCGCCCCGACGACGGGGGATTTCCCTGTTTCATACCACGCACCCCCGACGCGGTCAAGGCGCCGCGGGTGGCGCGGCCGTGGCGCGGCCGTTGACTTTTCGGCCCTTTCCGGCTAAAACATAGACCTGCTTAAGCGTCCATTCCCCGGTCCGGGGAGTGAGAGCGGGCATAGCTCAATGGTAGAGTACCGGCTTCCCAAGCCGGGTGTTGTGGGTTCGAGTCCCATTGCCCGCTCTGACTCTCCGGCCTAACGAGAACCATGAACGAAGCTCCCGAATTCTTCATTTTGCGCCACGATCGCCCGCTCCCCGGCTCGCTCAATATGGCCGTGGACGGGCATCTCCTCGCCTCGCTCGGCGAGACGCCCCGGACCGTCCTGCGCTTCTACCAGTGGGAGCGTCCGACCGCCTCGCTGGGGGCGGGCCAGACCGCGGCCCGGGTCGTCGACCCCGAGTTCTGCCGGGCTCACGGCATCGACATCGTCCGCCGTATCACCGGCGGCAAGCTCGTCCTGCACCATCAGGAGGTCACGTACTCCGTGACTTCGAACGATGTCGCGACGTTCACCGACACCTTGGGCGGCTCGTACAAGCGCATCTCGCAGGCCCTCGTCCGCGGGCTGGAAGGGATGGGCCTCAAAGCCGCGCTGGCCGACAAAGCCCCGCCTTTCTACGCCAAGGGGACGATGCCCTGCTTTTCCCTGCCCGCCCAGGACGAGATCGAGATCGGCGGCCTGAAGATCGTCGGTTCGGCCCAAAAGCGGACCGGCGGGCGCTTCCTCCAGCACGGCTCAATCCCGCTGGCCCACGACATAGAGCTTTTGCGGGCGGTCTCGCTCTACAAAGGCGAGGGGGGAATTCGAATGACGTCCCTCTCGCGGGAGCTGGGCCGCGATGTGGACTTCGATTGGGCGGTCGAACGGCTGACCGCCGGATTCGCGGACTTCTTCGGCGTGTCGCTCCTGCCGCTCGAGCTTGGGCCATCCGATTGGGATGCCATCCGAACCTTGGAAGCGGGCAAGTACGCCAATCCGGCCTGGACATTCGAAGGCCGCGACGCTCCCGAGGCCGCCGACCCGCGTTGATTTTTGCGGGGGCCGGTGTTAAGATCGAGCCGATCCTTATGAACGAAGTCGAAGCCCTTCTCAAGCTCGATCCCCGGGAGCTTCCCCCCCTCAAGCCCATCGCCCTGGACGACCTGCGCCAGAAAGTCCACAAAAACCTGCATATGGAGCTTGGGACGGGCGCCGTACTCTGCCTCCTCTCGCCCTCCTATTCCGTCCTCCTGCCTGAGGCGAACGAACGGGTGGCCGAGCTGATCTCCAAGCGGGAAGCCATCCTCGATTACGTCAAAGAGAGCCTGATCCAGAACCTGGCGGTCTATTCCGTCCTGCTGGACGTCAACAGCTATTTCGTGGAGCAGAACGATTGCCTGGTCTTGGCCCGCCTGCGCGAGACGGAATCGCACGGCCGGCGCTACGAGGTTCAATACTACACCCAGTCTCCGATGGAGCTTCTTTCCCACTACGAGGACAAGATCTACATCGGTCGCGACTTTGTCGACCTCTTCAGCTTCAAGCGCAAGTATTACGGCATTCGCGAGCATATCACCGCTCTTAAGGACCAGTCTGATCGTCTCGTCGACCGGGGCCAAGAGAAGCTGCGGCGGCCGCTCGATTATAAATCGTTCTTCCAGGAGATCCGCGAGTCCATCGGTGAGCTGGCGACGGAGAGCGCGACCATCCTGGAATCCCTGCCGCCCGTACCGGACTACGCCAAGCTCGATGAGAAGGACCTGATCGAGATCAACGCCCAGTACCGGGCCATCAATCATTTTCTGATCGAGCTCGACGATGAAGTAGCGGAGTTCGAGAACCTGCTCCGGTTTAAGGCGGAGATTGGGTTCGTCCGCTACGTGACCAAGTATAAAAAAGATCTGACGAACCTGATCTCGCTGTTCAACATCAAGATCAACGGCTGCCTGGGCCAGCGGATCGTCCAGTTCCGCTCCAAAACCCAGTTGCTCTGATCTCTTCCCGCCAGATAAAAATGTTCCATTCTCATTTCCGGGGCCTGCGTCACAGTGATCGGCCCGGCGGCGCGGGTTTTTCACGCCTTTTTTGCGCTACTCTTCTCGGCGCCTGCGGAACTCCGCACCTCTGATTTCCCGATACATCAAGGCCTCCCACTCCGTCTCGTTCCCCATGATCTTGTCGTGCTCAAACATCCCTCGGCGCCTGCAAAGCCAGGTTCCCTCGAAGAGGTTCGCAAAAAAGGCTAAACCCGCGCGGTTTCGCCGTTGGCCGATCACCGTGCCGCCTTACCATCCCCCGGAAATGGGAATGGATTCCATAAAAAGGGCGCGGTTTCCCGCGCCCTGGCAGAGATCGTTTCCCCGTTCAGTCCGTCTTTTTGTCCGTGCTCCCGGCGTCGCGGACTCGGACATCGCCGTAGGTTGTAACAATCGTTACGCCCGGTTTGCCGGCCGCATCAGTGAAAGCCTTGACCTCCGAGGACCCGTTGGTCTTGAGAGAGGCGGGCTTCTCGGCCAGCATCCAGTTGATTTCGCCCGATGTCGTCCGAGCCTCGAGCGGGCCGCGGACGCCGGCCGGCCACTCCAGATCGACCCCGGCGTAGCTGCCCTGGACGTCCACCGCCCCGGCCAGCCCCAGCGGCCGCAGGCGCAAGTCGCCGTGGCTGAGGACGATCACGGCCGGGCTCGTGAAATCGAGAAGATCGACGTCCTGATAGGACGTCGTAATCTTGATCTCGGGGCCGGCGATGCCGGACGCCGAAACGCCCACGTCGCGTCCTTCAATCTTGAGTCCGCCGGACACGTTCCGGGCCCGGACGAAGCCGTGATCGTTGCTCACGTCGGCCGCCCCCTTGATGTCCGCAAGCTCGATCTCGCTCTGCAGGCCGCGGATCTTGACGTCCAGCGCGCCGACGACCCGGATGGCCTCGTAGGACGAGCCGATCTCGGCCCGGCCGCCGATGTCCTTGGCCAGGATGTCGGAGTGCGAGCCGGAGACGGTCAGGGCCTTGGCCGTGCGTTCGACCCGGATGCGCTCATAGCTGTTTTCGATGATGAGGTCGCCCTCGACCGCGTGGGCGTTGACCTCGCCGTGCGGCGCCTCGATCCGGCAATCCCCGGCGATCCCGTCCGCGTCCACCGGCTCGTAGCTCGTCCGGACGACGAGAGGGCCGGCGATCTGGGCGGCCGAAACGCGGCCGTGGCTGTTGATCAGCTCGGCCCGGGCGACGCCGGAAGCCTTGACCGGGCCGTAAGAGTTCTTGATCAGAACGGAGGTGGCGGCCGGGACGAGCACCTTGAAGTCGGTTTCGAAGCGTTTGGTCTTGAAGTCCTCCCGGTTGGTGGACAGAATCAGGCGGTCGCTCGACTGGTTGGCGATCATCCGGATCGCGTCGGCCGTCGTCTTGGCCGCGGCTTCGTCCTTGCGCCAAACGCGCTTGGTGAAAACGATGCGGACCTGATCGATCGCGGCCGATTCGACGGCGACCGCGCCGTGGCTGTTGGCGATCTCGAGCCAGGCCGGGGCCGGTCCCGGAATGTCCCGCGTCTCTTCGAACTGGAATTCCCGGCCGGACCAGCCGAAGAAGTCGTCGCCCTCGAAGGACAGGCGGCCCGACTTGAAGTAGCTGAGGGACACCCCGGCCAGGATGATCAGCAGGGCCAGGACGATCTCGCGGGCGCGCATGGGCTCAATCCCGGGGCGAGGCGGGAATCTCGTCGGATCCGGCCGGCTTCTTGCGGCGCAGCCCGTCGATGAGCTTCTGGGCGCCCCAGATGATCAGAATGACCGGCCACAGCTTCCAGAGGTATTCCCAGGCGTCGATGTTGATGAAGTTTTCGGCCAGGAAAGCGGCGCCGATGAGGATCAGGATGATGCCCCAAACCAGGGCGTCTTTGCGGCGACGAGGGGACATGGTGATTTCTCCTTTTAATGTCAGTCGCTCTTACGGAGCGAGTCGAAGATGATCTTGAGGCCGATGAGGATGACGGCTACGGGCCAGAAGTCGAGCACACGCTCGATCTGGAGGATGTCGAAGTTGGACAGCAGGAAGACGACACCGATGCCCATCAGCAGCAGGCCCCAGAAGATCGAGCCCTCGGGGATGACCTTGATCGGCGCGGGGGCGGGCCCGGCTGCCGGGACGGCGGCCGGATCAGCCATCGCTTCGCCCAAGGCCTTGACGTTGATGGCCTTGGCCGTCTGGACGGCGTCGATAATCTGGTAGAAGTAGAAGCCGGCGAAAATGAGGGGCAGGAACGGGTGCGGACCGCGCGGCATCATCGAGATGCAGCCGGCGAAGATGAGGAAAAAGAGCAGGGCCTTGGGCGCCTCGCCGTTGTAGAGCTGGCCGGCGCCTGGGAAGAACCCCGACAGGATGCCGGCCGCGGCCGGCGACTTGGGGGGACGGTTCTGGATGATGATCTTGTCGGTCATGGCAAACCTCCGTTGGCTTTCGATTATCGGTCCTCGGCCCGGCCGATCGGGTTGGCGGCCTTGGCCGAATCATAGACGTTGACGGCGAACTCGCCGATCCGATCGGTGACCGAACCGGCCTGGACATAGAGCTTCTCGATCGAGCCGAGGCTCCGGTGGAACTGGCGGTTGACGGCCTTCTGGATGCCGGCGGGACCGGCGATATAGACGGTGATCAGAATGAGCAACCCCGAAACGGCGGCCAGGACGGGTTGCAGGGCGGGACGCCGCAGGAAGGACAGGTCCAGCTTGAAGCGGCGGGATCGCTCGGGGATGGCCAGCAGGCGCCGCCGCAGGGCCGGGCTCGGCTCGATCTCGGGGAAGGAGGCGAAGGCGGCCAGGGCGGTCCTCATCCGGGCGGCCAGGCCGGCGCATTCCGGGCAGGCCGCCAGATGGGCCTCCATCTCGGCTCGGGCGGCCGGGTCGAGCTCACCGTCGAGATAGGGGGACAGAAGATCTTGGATCTTGTCACACGTCATGTTCGTCCTCCCCGAATTCCTTGAGAATGCGGGCCAATTGCAGTCGGCCGCGGTTGATGCGGGATTTGACCGTCCCCACCGGGACGCCGCTGATCTCCGCGACCTCTTCATAGGTCTTGCCCTGGATCTCCTTGAGGATGACCGCCATGCGGATCTCCGCCGGCAGTTTGGCGAGCCCCGACCAGAGGAGCTTGCGGGTCTCCTCCTCGGCCAGGCCGCGCTCGGGGTCGTCCGTTCCCGCCAGGGTGGGGGCGTGGTCCTCGAAATCGTCGCGGCTCTTCTTTTCCCATTTGGTGCGGCGGTACTCGTCGATCAGGAAGTTCTTGGCCAAGGCCAGCAGCCAAGCGGTGAAGTTCTTGTCCCGATCGAACTTGCCGAGCGAGCGGTAGAGCTTCATGAAGATGTCCTGGGTCAGGTCTTCGGCTTCTTGATGGCTGCCCGTGAATTGGAAGGCCATGTTGAAGACCTTTCTGGAATAGAGATCAACCAGCATCCGCCAGGCTCCTTGATTGCCTTCCAGGCAATCCTTGATGATCGCTTCCAAGTTCACTCACCACTCCGATAGACGAGATGCAGGGTGATGGAGTTCCATATTAACAAAGAATTTCCAGGCGTCCGGCGGCAAGGGATAGGCGAAGGCTTGGTGGAGCCGGCCGGAGGGACGGATGTTTCCGTATTCATCTCAATCTATAGAAAACAAACGAATTGCATGTTTTCAGACCGGCTTCAGCGGCGGCCCGGCTTGGCCGAGACAGTCAGCTCGTCTTTGACAACTCCATTAACGTCAATAACTTGCAATAAAACAGACGAATTCGAGGCCGAAGCCTTGATGACGCCGTCCGTCGGGCCGCCTAAAACCGGGAAGGCGTTCTTTCCGGGCGCCGGTTCGAATCGGTAAAGGGAGTGAAGATGTCCGGAGATAACGAGATCGACGCCGCCTTCGTTGAGGATCGGGCCCCAGAGGGCCGTCAATTGTTCCGAGGCGTAGCCTTTACCGTAGGGGGGAATATGGCTGAAGACGACCCGGAACGAGGCGTTTTTGAAGTCGGGGCTTTGAATCTCTTCTTTGAGCCATGCCGCTTGGGCGGCTCGGTATCGATCGAAGTCGGCCAGCCCGGCGTAGACCGGGGAATCGTCGGGCTTGTCCTCGCCCGAGTCCAGGATAATGAACCGCACCGGCCCATGAGTGAAAGCGTAAAAATAGCGGCCGGAGGGGGTTGGAAAATAGCTTTCGAGACGGCGGGCCATGGCGCCGCGAGTCTCGTGATTGCCCCGGGTCATGACGATGGGAACCGCCCCGGCGAAGCGGCGGGCCGCCGGATCGAACAGGTCCGCGAAAACGTCTTCCTCTTTGCCCGCGTCGGCGACGTTGTCGCCGTTGAAGAAGATCAAGTCGGCGGCCGTGGGATCGGCCTTGGCCGCCAGGGCGGCCAGCTTGGCCGCGTCGTTGTGCAGGTCCTGGAAGACGACGAATCCGAAGGCCGCTTTCTTTAGGTCGAGGGTGCGAAATTCGCGAATCTCGCTCATCGTCACCGGTCCGTAGACGACTTCATACGGTTGGAAGGCGAGAATGGACTTGGAGACGACCCGATAACGATAGGCCTTGCCCGGCTCAAGGCCGGCCAGCCGGACTTCGTGCCGGACCGTGTCGGCGTCGATCAGGCCGTGGCTTCCCGGCCGGGCGATCTGGATCAAGCCTCCGAAGCTGGGAAAGGTGCGGAAGTTGCCGCCGGTCGCGTATTCGACCCATGATGTGCAGGGCTTGTCCGTGAACCAGACGATCGTCATCCCGTTCGGGGCGGGATTGGTCAGCAGCGGGCCGTGGACGATGACCGGGGGAGCGGCTTGGGCGCGCGCGCCGGAGGGGATCGCGAGGGCCGAGACGAGGAGGATAATGGCCGCAGATAGCGGCCGTTGGCGGGTCATGGGGCTCTCCTTGAGGCGGCGGTCTTGGATATCCATACCAAAGGGGCGGGACGGCGTCAACCGATCCCGACGGTACCGGCCGCTCTGGGGCGTTATTGACAGGCTTATTCTCCCATGATATTATGTAATAAGTAGGAATTAGGAGAGATCATGGCCGAACGCAAGGTGAAAAAAGTCTTTGCCGCCCGTCCGACGCTCGAAGGCGCCGGCGTCAAATTGAAGAGGGCCTTCGGCTTCCGGGAGGTCCCGCTGTTCGATCCTTTCCTAATGCTTGACGATTTCGGCAGCAAGAATCCCGACGATTACACGGCCGGATTCCCCTGGCACCCGCACCGCGGCATCGAGACGGTCACCTATATGTTGGAAGGCCATGTCGACCACGGCGACAGCCTGGGCAACTCTGGAACGGTCGGGCCGGGCCAGGTCCAGTGGATGACGGCCGGCCGCGGCATCGTGCATCAGGAGATGCCTCGCCGGGAGGCCGCCGGCTTGCGCGGTCTTCAGCTCTGGATCAACCTGCCGCGCGCCCACAAGATGACCGAGCCCCGCTACCGCGACATCTCCGCCGAATCCATCCCCACGGTCCGGACGCCGGAGGGCGCCGAGGTCAAGATCATTGCCGGGCGCTTTCAAAGCGTGGGCGGTCCGGTTCGGGAGATCTTTGGCAACCCCGAATATCTGGATGTCACGCTGCCGCCCGGCACCCCGTTCGTGCGGGAGATCGAAGCCAAGCACGGCGCCTTCGCCTATGTCATGGAGGGGAGCGCCGAATTCGGTCCAAGCGCCGAGCGGGTCGTCCGGGGCCAGACCGCGCTCTTCGGCAGCGGCCCGGCTGTCCGGGCCACGGCGGGGCCGGAGGGGGCGCGTTTCGCCCTGATCTCGGGCCGGCCTTGGGGACAGCCGGTTGCTTGGCGCGGCCCGATCGTCATGAATACCGAGGAAGAATTGGATCAGGCCTTCCGAGAATACGAAAACGGAACGTTTTTAGGCTAATCGCTCTATAGATTATCTCCCGATACCGGGAAAGGCGTTTTGGAATACCGGCCCGGCGGCGCGGGTTTTTCACGCCTTTTTTGCGCTGCTCGCCTCGGCACATGCAGCCGAAGGCGCTTGCCTGAGCCCTCCTTCGAAGGAGGGGCTGGGGTGGTGATATCAATTAAATCAGAAGTGTTCGGCGCCTTCGGAATTTAAAAATCGCTTTGGCGCCCGCAGAGCTTCGCAGTCCTCGTTGGGACGTCGATTCGATCGTCCCCGCGAGGGTTGGGTTCCCTCGAAGAGGTTCGCAAAAAAGTCTAAACCCGAGCGGTTTCGCCGTTGGCCGGTATTCCGAACCGCTTGGATTTCCCGGTATCGGGAATAAATCCATTATTTTTCGATATTCGCCAGAATCCGCACCGCGCCGGGTTTGACGCCGGGCTCCGATAAGAAGGGCTTCAAGGTGTTCCGGACATCGTTGTTCAGGAAGACGATCCCCTCGGAGGTGGCCCCGTTGACGGACGCATAGGTTTCGGTGCCCGGGGCGGAACGGCCGTTACGGACGAGAACGTCCCGGACGTCGTGCAGAACGATCGCGGGAGCACCGGCCGCCGTGGGCAAAGGGGCCCTTCCCGCGCTCACGCCATCCAGTTCCAGACCCAAAACATCCTGGATGCGGAGGGCGCTCCTCCAAGGCGTATAAGGCGCGCCTTCCCAGAAAATCTCCACGTTCCGCAGCTTGAGGTTCTTGGCCCAGCGGAAGGTCAGGGCATCGACGGCCTTGTCGTAGGGCGAAGCGGGATCGTGGATCAGGAAGAGCTTGACGTTGTCCAGGGTGATCCCGTCCAGCGGGCTGTCGGGGTGGCCCAGGCAGACGCTGGCGCCCCGGCCGCGGGCGACGATGTCGCGCAGGATGACGTTGCGGATGACGCCGGCCGGCCGGTCATCCTCCGGCTTCCAGTTCTTGTGGATCTGCTTCCGCTGCTTGACGTTGAAGTGGAACGGCTCGCCGTCGCCCCACCAGAACCAGTCGTAGCGCACGCAGTCGATGGTCAGCCCGGAGATGACCACGTTCTCGACGACGCCGCCGTCGAAGTTCATAAAGGCCAGGCCGCGGTTGGAATCGGTGATGACGCAGTTGGTGATGGTTACGTTGCGGACGGCGTTCATGTTGCCGTCGCAGAACTTGATGGCGCTGGAGGCCGAGGACAGCCGGCAGTTCGTGACGGTAATGTTCTCGCAGGGCAGGGCCGGCCCGAACCAGTTCATGGAGTAGAAGACCAGGGCGTCGTCGCCCGTGGTGATGGTGCAGTTCGAGATCCGCATGTCGCGGCAGCCGTCGGGGTCGATGCCGTCGGCCCAGACCCCGTCCTTGAGGCTGGACTTGATATACAGACCGTCGATGACCGTCCGGACGCAGCCATAGAGGTGCATGGTCCAGGACGGGGAGTCGAGGAAGCTCAAGCCGCTGATCCGGACGTCCACACAGCGGAGCAGGAGGACGAGCTTGCCGAACTGGTCGGTTTTGGGGAAAGACCGGGTCAGGGGCAGATTGAGCTTTTCCATCTCGACCTGGTTGGGGTAGATGAAGTCGTCTTCATGGTCGCCTTTGAGCCGGTATTCGTACCGGCCTTGCCCGTCGATTGTGCCCCGGCCTTCCAGGGTGATCCCGGTCAGGTCTTCGCCATAGAATAGCGCGTCTTTGGGAAAAGCCGCCT
This window encodes:
- a CDS encoding glycosyl hydrolase family 28 protein encodes the protein MRIRLAACLIFVFGLVQGWAAPTAGQAVFNVRDFGANGLKAGSAQAAIQKAVDACAAAGGGTVYVPPGEYSTGTIFLRSRVRFFVEAGATIYSIKDKAAFPKDALFYGEDLTGITLEGRGTIDGQGRYEYRLKGDHEDDFIYPNQVEMEKLNLPLTRSFPKTDQFGKLVLLLRCVDVRISGLSFLDSPSWTMHLYGCVRTVIDGLYIKSSLKDGVWADGIDPDGCRDMRISNCTITTGDDALVFYSMNWFGPALPCENITVTNCRLSSASSAIKFCDGNMNAVRNVTITNCVITDSNRGLAFMNFDGGVVENVVISGLTIDCVRYDWFWWGDGEPFHFNVKQRKQIHKNWKPEDDRPAGVIRNVILRDIVARGRGASVCLGHPDSPLDGITLDNVKLFLIHDPASPYDKAVDALTFRWAKNLKLRNVEIFWEGAPYTPWRSALRIQDVLGLELDGVSAGRAPLPTAAGAPAIVLHDVRDVLVRNGRSAPGTETYASVNGATSEGIVFLNNDVRNTLKPFLSEPGVKPGAVRILANIEK